The DNA sequence CAAAATTTGCAAGTAACCCGAAGTGCCGACATCGAAAAACTCGTTAAAAATCAATACGCAGCGGCAATGTTTACACGTAGTCATAGCGAAACCAGCCGTATTGGATGTCGGCCAATAGCGCGCGATATTTGTCGAAAGCCATGACAACCGTTGATACGCACCTGCTATCCAAATATTTGGTCAATATGTACAACAACATTCAGTAAACGAAATCGCATTTCGACAATGAATCAAGATGCTAAGAAAATTGCAAGTAGCCTATACGGAAGAGTCAACGCGCCAGCTGTCGAAAGATGCCGAGTTAACTTTTGCACCGACTTAGAAAAGTCAGTTTTGATGAGCAACTTCGAAAGGCGGGGATGGAGCCAAGTTGGCCTCGACGATGAATGGAACTTCTACTGGGCATCCACACAGACTTGCAGAAACTTATTCAGCGTCGAAAGCGGCTATCGGATGAATGACAACCAAATGATAAATCACTTTCCGAACCACTACGAGCTATCGAGGAAAGACTTGCTCGTGAAGAATATAAAGCGATATAGGAAGGAGCTCGAAAGGGAAGGCAACCCTTTGGCAGAAAAAGCTGAAGTTGCGATGCATGGAGGTCAAGTGGTAACACGCTACGTTCACTTAGACTTTGTTCCCGTTACATTCGTCCTCCCAGCCGACTATAACATGTTTGTCGAGGAGTACCGTAAATCACCGCAAAGCACCTGGATCATGAAACCGTGCGGAAAATCTCAAGGCACAGGAATTTTCCTCATAAACAAGCTGTCTAAACTAAAAAAGTGGTCTCGCGAAGCAAAAACCCCCTTCCATCCACAACTTACTAAAGAAAGTTACGTTATTTCGCGTTATATAGACAATCCTCTTCTAATAGGGGGCAAAAAGTTTGATCTGAGACTTTACGTGTTGGTTACTTCTTTCCGACCTCTGAAGGCTTATTTGTTCCAACTCGGCTTTTGTAGGTTTTGCACGGTGAAGTACGACACGAGTGTTACGGAGTTGgataatatgtatgtacatttgACAAACGTTAGTGTGCAGAAGCATGGCggtgattataataatatacacggTGGTAAAATGACAGTGCAGAATTTGAGGTTATATTTAGAAGGTACAAGAGGCAGAGCGGTAACTGAGAAATTGTTCGCAGCAATGCAGTGGCTGATTGTGCATTCATTGAAGGCCGTTTCATCAGTGATGGCTAATGACAGACATTGTTTCGAGTGTTACGGGTACGACATAATAATTGACAATCAACTGAAGCCATGGCTGGTCGAAGTGAACGCGTCTCCTTCATTAACCTCAACGACAGTTAACGATCGGATATTGAAGTACAAATTGATAGACAACATACTGTCTGTTGTTTTACCGCCAGATGGCGTGCCGGACGTGCGATGGAATAAATTGCCAAATGCTGATGCTTTGGGCAATTTTGATTTACTTATTGACGAAGAGTTGTTGGAGAAGGACGAACCCGCTACTCATAGTAGAGCCGTGAAAACTAAGTATAAGTGAAAGTTAGTTAAGTGTTAATCATATAAGTTGTAAACTTATACTGATGCAATGTTTTGTAGCTACAAAACATTGCATCAGTATAAGTTTATATTCAGAAAGATAAAACTGAATGTAAGTTGTAATTGTTAAAATTTACACAATACTAATAGTTGATCTAGCGAACTCAATTTTGCCAAGCTAATGATGATAATGCTGTCTCTAAACGATCACCCAAACGGgtacaaaaaacattcatttgGGTGGTCTAAAAATAACATACGCAAGTATAGgtaaattatatgtatagattaaaaCGGTACCAGTGTTATAAAACAAAGGATAGAAATAATGTTACACtaaatcaaaagtatttttttaatgacttttcAAAACCAACTTTTTACTCAATGTTGCAGCcagttaacaaaaaatacgacCTCAACTTGTACTAAGCGttataacaacatttaaaatctcTATCAAACGTGGTGGTTCGTAAAACTGCCACTAAAAAGTGTAGAATTAGAGAGTACGTCAAAGAAGCCGGCGGTGCATACTATGGGATTTGCATATTAAAGTTACTTGTGGAAAAATAACAGCGGCAGGCCAGTCTATATGCTAAACAGTGAAGAACTTCCATGTGGTAAATGTTGTGGAAGTTTTTATCTATGCACtgctattaaaaaaacttgatttatttgttaaattttataattcggttgttttaaatgtatggaactgtttatgattttatttattgcatctATTAAGCTCAACTGCTCTACCAAAATCTTTTCTCACTCACTTCTTTTAGGAAGGGCTCTTGTCAACTATTAACTAAGAAAATCTGGAGGTATGTATTACCACGGATATGTTTAATGGTgataaaacc is a window from the Trichoplusia ni isolate ovarian cell line Hi5 chromosome 3, tn1, whole genome shotgun sequence genome containing:
- the LOC113492405 gene encoding probable tubulin polyglutamylase TTLL1, with product MNQDAKKIASSLYGRVNAPAVERCRVNFCTDLEKSVLMSNFERRGWSQVGLDDEWNFYWASTQTCRNLFSVESGYRMNDNQMINHFPNHYELSRKDLLVKNIKRYRKELEREGNPLAEKAEVAMHGGQVVTRYVHLDFVPVTFVLPADYNMFVEEYRKSPQSTWIMKPCGKSQGTGIFLINKLSKLKKWSREAKTPFHPQLTKESYVISRYIDNPLLIGGKKFDLRLYVLVTSFRPLKAYLFQLGFCRFCTVKYDTSVTELDNMYVHLTNVSVQKHGGDYNNIHGGKMTVQNLRLYLEGTRGRAVTEKLFAAMQWLIVHSLKAVSSVMANDRHCFECYGYDIIIDNQLKPWLVEVNASPSLTSTTVNDRILKYKLIDNILSVVLPPDGVPDVRWNKLPNADALGNFDLLIDEELLEKDEPATHSRAVKTKYK